In the Acidimicrobiales bacterium genome, GAAGGCGGCGTCCCCGAACGTGAAGATGCCCCCGTCCGACGCCACCAGCCAGTAGCCGCGGCCCGTCGGCGTGGCCGCCATGCCGACGATCGGCTGGTTGAGACGGATGCCGCCCGTCGAGCCGAGGAAGGCGGCGTCACCGAAGCTGAAGATGCCGCCGTCGGTGGCCACCAGCCAGTAGCCGCGGCCGGTGGGCGTGGCGGTCATCCCGACCACGGGCCGGCTGAGGCGCAGTCCCGCCGCCGATCCGTAGAACGGGGCCGCCCCCTGGGTGGTCACCCCCCCGTTGGCGCCCGCCAGCCAGTACCCCGGCGAGGTCCACGCCACCGAGGACACGTCACGCGGCGACGGGCCCGGCGCGCCCCGCGCCGACCACGCCGCCGTGACGGCGAGCAGCGGTACGGCGAGCACGGCTCCGAGGAGCCGGTTGCGGTGGGCGACCTGCCGTGCGATCCGCCGTGCCACCGGCCCCCGCCTTCCCCTGTCACACTTTCGCGGCTGCTCACAAGGTAACGGGCTGACCGCGGAGGAAAGGGTCATGGCCGACATCACCGTCTACGGCGCACCGTGGTGCCCGGACTGCAAGCGGGCCAAGGCCTTCCTGGCCGCCCACCGCATCGCCTACGACTGGATCGACGTCGACCAGGACGAGCGGGGCCTCGAGCACATCCAGGACCTGCAGAGCGGGGGACGGACCATCCCCACCGTGGAGTTTGCCGACGGCTCCCATCTGGTCGAGCCGTCCGACGACGAGCTGGCGGCCCGGCTCGGCATCCAGGTGGCCGCCGACCGCGACGCCTACGACGTGGTGATCGTCGGGGGCGGCCCCGCCGGCCTGTCGGCGTCGATCTACGCGGCGCGCGAGGGCATCGACGCCGTCGTCATCGACGCCGGCGGCCTGGGCGGCAACGCCGGGGTGACCGAGCGCATCGACAACTACCCCGGCTTCCCCGACGGGATCGGCGGGGGTGAGCTGATGGACCGCTTCGTCTCCCAGGCCCGCCGCTACGGCGTGGAGCTGGTGGCCGGGGCGCGGGTGAAGTCGCTCGGGCGGGAGGGGCCGGACATGCGGGTGACGCTGGCCTCGGGCCAGGAGATCGCCGCCCACGCCGTACTGGTGGGCACCGGCTCGACCTACCGCCGGCTCGGCGTCCCGGGCGAGGACGAGCTCATCGGCGCCGGCGTGCACTTCTGCGCCACCTGCGACGGCCCGTTCTACAAGGGGGCCGACGAGCTGCTCGTCGTCGGCGGGGGCAACGCCGCCCTGGAGGAGGGCGTGTTCCTGTCGCAGTTCGCCCGGAAGATCCGCATCGCCCAGGTTCTGCCGGAGCTCACCGGCTCCAAGCTGCTGCAGGACCGGGTGCGCGACCACCCCCAGTTCGACGTCAACACCAACACGACCATCGAGGAGCTCAAGGGCAAGGGAAAGGTGGAGGAGGTGGTGGCGCGCAACAGCGAGACCGGGGAGGAGTACCACTGGCACCCGGCCGGCGTCTTCGTGTTCATCGGCCTCACCCCGAACTCCGAGGTGCTGGCCGACTCCCTGGAACTGGACA is a window encoding:
- a CDS encoding FAD-dependent oxidoreductase, with product MADITVYGAPWCPDCKRAKAFLAAHRIAYDWIDVDQDERGLEHIQDLQSGGRTIPTVEFADGSHLVEPSDDELAARLGIQVAADRDAYDVVIVGGGPAGLSASIYAAREGIDAVVIDAGGLGGNAGVTERIDNYPGFPDGIGGGELMDRFVSQARRYGVELVAGARVKSLGREGPDMRVTLASGQEIAAHAVLVGTGSTYRRLGVPGEDELIGAGVHFCATCDGPFYKGADELLVVGGGNAALEEGVFLSQFARKIRIAQVLPELTGSKLLQDRVRDHPQFDVNTNTTIEELKGKGKVEEVVARNSETGEEYHWHPAGVFVFIGLTPNSEVLADSLELDKWGFVPTDAAYRTSVAGLYAAGDVRAGSTKQLASAVGEGVAALLSIRTYLQEHHHLMRVDVNA